From a region of the Pyrococcus kukulkanii genome:
- a CDS encoding methyltransferase RsmF C-terminal domain-like protein, with product MDVRKMLEEQYGYAPDDLVLEVRGRRIYAYKRCEFPEKGHEGVYFGKIEADGIRLTIEGAFIIGPKATKNVIEVDDEKAKAWLRGEDIKVDEEGNRWVILKWRNYWLGGGKLINGVVKNYVPKERRLVL from the coding sequence ATGGACGTCAGGAAAATGCTCGAAGAGCAGTATGGCTATGCTCCAGATGATTTAGTTCTTGAAGTTAGGGGAAGGAGAATATACGCTTACAAGAGGTGCGAGTTTCCAGAAAAAGGCCACGAGGGAGTGTACTTTGGAAAGATAGAGGCTGATGGCATAAGGCTGACAATTGAGGGGGCGTTCATAATAGGGCCCAAAGCCACGAAAAATGTCATAGAGGTCGACGATGAGAAGGCGAAGGCATGGCTTAGGGGGGAGGACATAAAGGTTGATGAAGAGGGGAACAGGTGGGTTATCCTAAAGTGGAGGAACTATTGGCTCGGCGGCGGAAAGCTGATCAATGGCGTTGTTAAGAACTATGTTCCCAAGGAAAGGAGGCTTGTGCTCTAG
- the truA gene encoding tRNA pseudouridine(38-40) synthase TruA has protein sequence MRIALKIAYDGTRFHGFQRQPNVRTVEGEIIKALNDAGIEFSDFKSASRTDKGVSALGNVVALTTEDERILNPMVLNGRLEDIWVLSAVKVPQDFHPRFWAKSKVYRYYLPSWDLDVEKVKECSKLFVGIHDFSAFARIDGRDTVRSIDRIEVWESGPILVVEVEAKSFLWEMVRRIVKALELCGSGKLGSQDIKEMLQGTYEKSRKVPPAPPEGLLLVEVKYEAITFPLDERSLKKFRKEVEERAKARMMLSYLTLDMIKV, from the coding sequence ATGAGGATCGCCCTTAAAATAGCCTACGATGGTACAAGGTTCCATGGCTTTCAGAGGCAACCAAACGTTAGAACCGTCGAGGGTGAGATCATTAAAGCATTAAACGATGCAGGCATAGAATTCTCGGATTTTAAGAGCGCTTCAAGAACCGATAAGGGTGTGAGTGCCTTAGGGAACGTTGTTGCCTTAACGACGGAGGATGAGAGGATTCTCAATCCAATGGTTCTAAACGGTAGACTTGAAGACATCTGGGTTCTTTCAGCTGTGAAGGTTCCCCAGGATTTCCACCCCAGGTTTTGGGCCAAATCGAAGGTATATAGGTACTACCTCCCATCCTGGGATCTGGACGTTGAGAAGGTTAAGGAGTGCTCAAAGCTTTTCGTGGGGATTCACGACTTCTCGGCATTCGCAAGGATTGATGGAAGGGACACGGTTAGGAGCATAGACAGGATTGAAGTTTGGGAGAGCGGGCCAATTTTAGTGGTTGAGGTTGAGGCGAAGAGCTTCCTTTGGGAGATGGTGAGGAGGATAGTCAAGGCCCTTGAGCTCTGCGGGTCGGGCAAACTTGGATCCCAGGATATAAAGGAGATGCTACAAGGAACGTACGAGAAGAGCAGGAAGGTACCTCCAGCTCCCCCGGAGGGCTTATTGCTCGTGGAGGTTAAGTATGAGGCAATTACCTTCCCACTCGACGAGAGATCCCTGAAAAAGTTTAGGAAGGAAGTCGAGGAGAGGGCGAAGGCCAGGATGATGCTCTCTTATTTAACCCTAGACATGATAAAAGTTTAA
- the metG gene encoding methionine--tRNA ligase subunit beta, with protein sequence MYDVEEFWKFDMRVGLVKEAERIPRTKKLIKLVVDFGKEERTIVTGIADQYSPEDLKGKKFIFVLNLKPKKFSGVESQGMLIVAETEEGRVFLIPVPDEVPVGTKVW encoded by the coding sequence ATGTACGACGTGGAGGAGTTCTGGAAGTTTGATATGAGAGTCGGTCTCGTGAAAGAAGCCGAGAGAATTCCTAGGACGAAAAAGCTGATAAAGCTCGTCGTTGACTTTGGGAAAGAGGAGAGGACAATAGTCACCGGAATAGCAGATCAATACTCTCCAGAAGACCTAAAAGGAAAGAAATTTATATTTGTATTAAACTTAAAGCCAAAGAAATTCTCGGGAGTTGAAAGTCAGGGAATGCTCATAGTTGCCGAAACTGAAGAAGGGAGAGTCTTCTTAATCCCAGTTCCCGATGAGGTTCCCGTTGGGACAAAAGTTTGGTAA
- a CDS encoding 6-hydroxymethylpterin diphosphokinase MptE-like protein: MKWEEWKPFYERIAREMGYSIEADGRSAELLRAILIENDNYIIKEELEALIMKKVYVFGAGPNLEDSLRKYDFSDGTKIAADGATTALLEYQIIPDIVVTDLDGRIRDLIKASGRAIMVVHAHGDNMDKLPLITHFPVVLGTCQTEPLDIIYNFGGFTDGDRAAFLAEELGAREIILVGFDFSGLVGKWSKPWLKQHTTAWEEKRKKLGFARELLQWLKDNGKAKITFR; this comes from the coding sequence ATGAAGTGGGAAGAGTGGAAACCGTTTTACGAGCGAATAGCCAGAGAGATGGGGTACTCAATAGAAGCAGATGGAAGATCAGCTGAACTGCTACGGGCAATCCTTATTGAAAACGATAATTACATAATTAAAGAAGAACTTGAAGCCCTAATTATGAAAAAGGTTTACGTGTTCGGTGCCGGTCCTAATCTTGAAGATTCTCTGAGGAAATACGATTTCTCAGATGGCACAAAGATCGCAGCAGATGGAGCTACTACTGCCCTTTTAGAGTACCAAATAATCCCAGATATCGTGGTTACGGATCTCGATGGGAGAATTCGAGATTTAATTAAGGCATCTGGAAGGGCGATTATGGTAGTTCATGCCCACGGTGACAATATGGACAAGCTCCCCCTCATAACGCACTTCCCCGTAGTTCTGGGAACTTGCCAAACTGAACCCCTTGACATAATATACAACTTTGGAGGCTTTACCGATGGAGATAGGGCAGCGTTTTTGGCAGAGGAGCTTGGGGCTAGAGAGATAATCCTTGTGGGTTTTGACTTCTCAGGCCTGGTTGGAAAGTGGAGTAAACCTTGGTTAAAGCAACATACAACTGCATGGGAAGAGAAAAGGAAGAAGCTGGGTTTTGCGAGGGAACTTCTACAATGGCTTAAAGACAATGGTAAGGCAAAAATAACTTTTCGTTAG
- a CDS encoding carbon starvation CstA family protein gives MNSAVVIFLAGLIYVSLYHTYGKALQNKVVKADPNRPTPAHRLYDGVDYVPAHPLVLYGHHFASIAGAGPIVGPAVAMAWGWLPGLLWVWFGNVFIGAVHDYLALMSSVRYDGKSIQWIAGKLMSKRTSMAFELYVWFALLLVIAAFAAVIAGIFVNTPGAATASILFLLIAVLLGWLLYKVQIDFKIGTIIGIILLALAIYIGFKFPIVASKQVWYVFLGLYIIVASSLPVWVLLQPRDYLNAYILWFGLILGGVAFLIVGLKGMGTFTAPAYTTWSAHVVGGKPSPFWPTIPLVIACGALSGFHSLVGSGTSSKQLDNELHGLLVGYGGMFTEGFLSTIVISSIAVYGIKVFQDAGVVINFQNWAQIYAPMVASKIGKVTIFSKSYAYGLHDAFGIDVKLGTLFASLWVSAFALTSLDTATRLGRFAWQEVIEMIKGPEILKNKWIASAILVVFGIGLAWVGKWLVIWPAFSGMNQMLASIAMMTASLWVAKIQRPAGAWKWAVVIPALFLWVTVTAALAWFLIYVGKENIWVSLITIIGLALNFLLVIDWYHAWKKPAEEYQAATA, from the coding sequence ATGAATTCCGCCGTTGTCATATTTCTGGCGGGTCTCATCTATGTTAGCCTGTATCACACCTATGGTAAGGCTCTCCAGAACAAGGTAGTAAAGGCAGATCCAAACAGGCCAACGCCAGCACACAGGCTCTACGATGGAGTTGATTACGTCCCAGCGCACCCATTAGTCCTTTACGGCCACCACTTCGCTTCAATAGCTGGTGCGGGGCCAATTGTAGGTCCAGCCGTGGCAATGGCTTGGGGATGGCTCCCAGGACTGCTGTGGGTCTGGTTCGGAAACGTCTTCATCGGAGCTGTTCACGACTACTTAGCATTGATGTCTTCCGTTCGCTACGATGGCAAGTCTATCCAGTGGATTGCCGGAAAGCTTATGAGCAAGAGAACGAGCATGGCCTTTGAGCTTTACGTCTGGTTTGCATTGCTACTTGTGATAGCAGCATTTGCGGCTGTTATTGCTGGAATATTCGTCAATACGCCGGGAGCTGCAACGGCATCAATATTATTCCTACTGATTGCAGTCCTTTTGGGATGGTTGCTCTACAAAGTGCAGATAGACTTCAAGATTGGAACAATAATAGGCATAATATTACTAGCTCTAGCAATATACATAGGGTTTAAGTTCCCAATAGTGGCAAGCAAGCAGGTATGGTATGTATTCCTAGGGCTGTACATAATAGTGGCATCTTCCCTACCAGTTTGGGTTCTCCTGCAACCTAGGGATTACCTAAATGCCTACATCCTGTGGTTTGGTCTGATACTTGGAGGTGTGGCGTTCCTTATTGTCGGTCTTAAAGGCATGGGAACGTTCACAGCTCCAGCGTACACCACTTGGAGCGCCCATGTTGTAGGTGGGAAACCATCACCCTTCTGGCCTACGATACCGTTAGTTATAGCATGTGGTGCCTTAAGCGGGTTCCACTCCTTAGTTGGTTCAGGAACCTCCTCAAAACAACTAGACAATGAACTCCATGGTCTGCTTGTAGGGTACGGTGGAATGTTTACTGAGGGATTTCTCTCAACAATAGTCATATCCTCAATAGCAGTGTATGGAATAAAGGTCTTTCAGGATGCAGGAGTTGTAATAAACTTCCAAAACTGGGCTCAAATCTATGCCCCAATGGTCGCAAGCAAGATAGGGAAGGTCACAATATTCTCAAAGAGCTACGCTTATGGATTACATGATGCATTTGGCATTGATGTAAAGCTCGGAACCCTGTTTGCTAGCCTCTGGGTTTCAGCGTTTGCACTAACATCCCTAGACACGGCGACAAGGCTTGGAAGGTTTGCATGGCAAGAGGTTATCGAGATGATCAAAGGACCAGAGATCCTCAAAAACAAGTGGATTGCTTCAGCAATATTGGTCGTCTTTGGAATAGGACTTGCGTGGGTAGGCAAGTGGTTAGTCATATGGCCAGCATTCAGTGGAATGAACCAGATGCTTGCGAGCATAGCAATGATGACAGCTTCACTTTGGGTAGCAAAGATTCAGAGACCTGCAGGGGCGTGGAAATGGGCAGTAGTTATCCCAGCACTGTTCCTCTGGGTCACGGTAACCGCGGCATTGGCATGGTTCTTGATCTATGTAGGAAAGGAAAACATCTGGGTTAGCTTAATAACAATCATAGGCCTAGCACTGAACTTCCTGCTTGTCATTGACTGGTACCACGCCTGGAAGAAGCCGGCGGAAGAATATCAGGCTGCCACTGCTTGA
- a CDS encoding ArsA family ATPase — protein MKEYLLPQDEFRVVFVIGKGGVGKTTTAASLAVALAEAGYKTLIVSLDPAHNLGDVLMEKLSDEPKEIMENLHASELDMEGMIKEYLEHLEKNLKNMYKYLTVINLEKYFEVLRYSPGIEEYATLEAIREILSEGNNWDVIVFDTPPTGLTLRVLALPRISLIWADKLIEIRRKILERRRAIAKIQGEQKFVVEGEEIKLPTEEEEDGVMKELKAYRDEIEFVYKTITNPKKTSVVAVMNPEMLPLYETKRAYESLKKFKIPFNLVVMNKVIKLEHEVPEIKVKIKAQKKVMEEVRKEFEGVDVVEVPMFQEEPRGIEWLKRVGGMIVGSS, from the coding sequence ATGAAGGAGTACTTACTTCCCCAGGATGAGTTTAGGGTAGTATTCGTAATTGGGAAGGGAGGGGTGGGGAAAACAACCACAGCAGCCTCCCTTGCGGTTGCCTTGGCGGAAGCAGGTTACAAAACTCTCATAGTTTCTCTGGATCCAGCCCACAACCTTGGAGATGTTTTAATGGAGAAGCTTTCAGACGAGCCAAAGGAGATAATGGAAAACCTCCACGCGAGCGAACTTGACATGGAGGGAATGATTAAGGAGTACTTAGAGCACCTTGAGAAGAACTTGAAGAACATGTATAAGTATTTAACAGTAATAAACCTTGAGAAATACTTCGAAGTTCTCAGGTACTCCCCTGGGATAGAGGAGTATGCTACCCTTGAGGCTATAAGAGAAATACTCAGTGAAGGAAATAATTGGGATGTCATAGTGTTTGACACTCCTCCAACAGGCCTCACGCTGAGGGTTCTCGCCTTGCCGAGGATCTCTTTAATATGGGCGGACAAGCTAATAGAGATCAGAAGGAAGATACTCGAGAGAAGAAGGGCAATAGCAAAGATTCAAGGAGAGCAGAAGTTTGTAGTTGAGGGAGAGGAGATAAAGCTCCCAACGGAGGAGGAAGAGGACGGAGTAATGAAGGAGCTGAAGGCCTACAGGGACGAGATTGAATTCGTGTACAAGACTATAACCAATCCCAAGAAGACCTCAGTCGTTGCGGTCATGAATCCGGAGATGCTTCCCCTCTATGAAACCAAGAGAGCTTATGAGAGCTTGAAAAAGTTCAAGATTCCCTTCAACTTAGTAGTCATGAACAAGGTAATTAAGCTTGAACATGAAGTTCCTGAGATAAAGGTCAAAATTAAAGCTCAGAAGAAGGTTATGGAGGAGGTAAGAAAAGAATTCGAAGGCGTTGATGTAGTCGAGGTACCAATGTTCCAAGAAGAGCCAAGGGGGATCGAGTGGCTGAAGAGGGTTGGAGGTATGATAGTTGGAAGTTCTTGA
- a CDS encoding iron-sulfur cluster assembly protein: MEVLERLRKVKNPFTGQDIVSEGLVTRVDKEDNKIIIYMAFARNTPRKPAAMAMVWPIQAKIVKDIVSVLKDYEVEILDDLTLQRYYPVEEV; the protein is encoded by the coding sequence TTGGAAGTTCTTGAGAGGCTGAGGAAAGTCAAAAATCCGTTCACGGGCCAAGATATAGTCAGTGAGGGCCTCGTAACTAGGGTTGATAAAGAGGACAATAAGATTATTATTTACATGGCCTTTGCTAGAAATACGCCGAGAAAGCCTGCGGCGATGGCAATGGTCTGGCCCATTCAGGCGAAGATAGTGAAGGACATTGTGAGTGTCCTAAAAGATTATGAGGTTGAGATTTTAGATGATCTAACACTCCAAAGGTACTACCCGGTGGAGGAGGTATAA